Proteins from a genomic interval of Streptomyces sp. Tu6071:
- a CDS encoding SDR family oxidoreductase, which produces MRRGTPDAAPGRAPHEPPAPRRVAVVTGAARGVGAALARALAARGMAVALLGRELATLEAVARELPVPTCSLEVDVTDEPALRGAADCVRERLGPASVVVANAGIAAAGPFTHTGAALWDRVIAVNLTGSAATARVFLPHLLAKRGHFLQVASTASFGSAPMMSAYCASKAGVESFAQALRNELAPAGVTVGIAYLHWTGTGMIENIDEDPVLRALRAHQPAFAGRVHPPEQVAAWLARSIARRAPTVYAPPWLRFLQPLRPVFPYAVSYVSRRALARLTPAELAREAGVLGPGGRADWGAEDRTPARPVTPPHT; this is translated from the coding sequence ATGCGGCGCGGAACCCCGGACGCGGCTCCCGGCCGCGCGCCCCACGAGCCCCCCGCCCCCCGCCGCGTCGCCGTCGTCACCGGCGCGGCGCGCGGCGTCGGCGCCGCCCTCGCCCGCGCCCTCGCGGCGCGCGGCATGGCCGTGGCCCTCCTCGGCAGGGAACTCGCCACGCTGGAGGCCGTCGCCCGCGAACTGCCCGTACCGACCTGCTCGCTGGAGGTCGACGTCACCGACGAGCCCGCCCTGCGCGGCGCCGCCGACTGCGTACGGGAACGTCTCGGACCCGCCTCCGTCGTCGTCGCCAACGCGGGCATCGCCGCCGCCGGTCCCTTCACGCACACCGGCGCGGCCCTGTGGGACCGTGTCATCGCCGTCAACCTCACCGGCAGCGCCGCAACGGCTCGCGTCTTCCTCCCGCACCTCCTCGCCAAGCGCGGCCACTTCCTCCAGGTCGCCTCCACGGCCTCCTTCGGCTCCGCGCCGATGATGAGCGCCTACTGCGCCTCGAAGGCCGGTGTCGAGTCCTTCGCCCAGGCGCTGCGCAACGAACTCGCCCCGGCGGGCGTCACGGTGGGCATCGCCTACCTGCACTGGACCGGGACGGGCATGATCGAGAACATCGACGAGGACCCCGTCCTGCGGGCGCTGCGCGCCCACCAGCCGGCCTTCGCGGGCCGCGTCCACCCGCCCGAGCAGGTCGCCGCCTGGCTCGCGCGGAGCATCGCCCGCCGCGCGCCCACCGTCTACGCGCCGCCCTGGCTCCGCTTCCTCCAGCCCCTGCGGCCCGTCTTCCCCTACGCCGTCTCGTACGTGTCACGCCGCGCCCTCGCGCGCCTCACGCCCGCCGAACTGGCCCGCGAGGCCGGCGTCCTCGGACCGGGCGGACGCGCCGACTGGGGCGCCGAGGACCGCACCCCCGCGCGCCCCGTGACGCCCCCGCACACCTGA
- a CDS encoding MBL fold metallo-hydrolase, with product MTAGLRDEDVVEVAAGVHLVHGSDTNWVVVKDGDAATLIDSGYPGDREAVLASLARLGVAPEAVRAVLITHAHGDHIGAAEHLRTAYGTDILMHEEEVPHARREFLHQVTIGKILARAWRPGVLPWALGAVRSGGLGAVPVAGPRAFPVAGALDLPGRPVPVHTPGHTRGHCAYHLPEHGVLVSGDALVTGHPTSRLAGPQLLPGMFHADRARTLASLAALEAIQAGTLLAGHGPVHRGDVREAVARAREHAGA from the coding sequence ATGACGGCAGGGCTGCGGGACGAGGACGTCGTCGAGGTGGCGGCGGGGGTTCACCTGGTCCACGGGAGCGACACGAACTGGGTGGTCGTCAAGGACGGGGACGCGGCGACGCTCATCGACTCGGGGTATCCGGGCGACCGGGAGGCGGTGCTGGCCTCGCTCGCGCGGCTCGGCGTCGCACCGGAGGCCGTACGGGCCGTGCTGATCACGCACGCGCACGGCGACCACATCGGGGCGGCCGAGCACCTGCGCACCGCGTACGGGACCGACATCCTCATGCACGAGGAGGAAGTGCCGCACGCGCGCAGGGAGTTCCTGCACCAGGTGACCATCGGGAAGATCCTCGCGCGGGCCTGGCGGCCCGGGGTGCTCCCCTGGGCGCTGGGCGCGGTGCGCTCGGGGGGACTGGGCGCGGTGCCCGTCGCCGGGCCGCGGGCCTTCCCCGTCGCCGGGGCGCTCGACCTCCCGGGGCGGCCCGTGCCCGTGCACACGCCGGGGCACACGCGCGGGCACTGCGCGTACCACCTGCCGGAGCACGGCGTGCTCGTCAGCGGTGACGCGCTCGTGACGGGGCACCCCACCTCGCGCCTGGCGGGCCCCCAGCTGCTGCCCGGGATGTTCCACGCCGACCGGGCCCGTACCCTCGCCTCGCTCGCCGCCCTGGAAGCGATACAGGCCGGGACACTGCTCGCCGGGCACGGGCCCGTCCACCGGGGTGACGTGCGCGAGGCCGTCGCGCGGGCCAGGGAGCACGCCGGGGCGTGA